The following coding sequences are from one Triticum dicoccoides isolate Atlit2015 ecotype Zavitan chromosome 4A, WEW_v2.0, whole genome shotgun sequence window:
- the LOC119287686 gene encoding ubiquitin carboxyl-terminal hydrolase 3-like — MGAASSRLEKALGEQFPEGERYFGLENFGNTCYCNSVLQALYFCVPFREQLLEYYANNKSASDGEENMLTCLADLFSQISNQKKKTGVIAPKRFIQRLKKQNELFRSYMHQDAHEFLNFLLNELVDILEKECKANKEPSQNSSSNKTSNGPSNGQPNGSHKEPDTTWVHKCFQGILTNQTKCLRCETVTDRDETFLDLSLDIEQNSSITSCLKNFSSTETLNAEDKFFCDKCCSLQEAQKRMKIKKQPNILVIHLKRFKYIEQLGRYKKLTYRVVFPLELKLMNTVDNSDLEYSLFAVLVHVGSGPNHGHYISVVKSHNHWLFFDDETVEMTDESMVQTFFGSVQEFSGNTDNGYILFYESVAKTS, encoded by the exons ATGGGCGCGGCGAGCTCGAGGCTGGAGAAGGCGCTGGGCGAGCAGTTCCCCGAGGGCGAGCGGTACTTCGGCCTCGAGAACTTCGGCAACACCTGCTACTGCAACAGCGTCCTCCAG GCACTTTACTTCTGTGTTCCTTTCCGCGAGCAATTACTGGAGTACTATGCAAACAATAAAAGCGCCAGCGATGGCGAAGAGAACATGTTAACCTGCTTAGCTGACCTTTTCTCTCAG ATCAGCAATCAGAAGAAGAAAACTGGTGTTATTGCTCCTAAGCGTTTTATACAACGACTGAAGAAACAGAATGAGCTTTTCCGCAGCTATATGCATCAG GATGCTCATGAATTCCTGAATTTTTTGTTGAATGAGCTAGTTGACATTCTCGAGAAAGAATGTAAAGCTAATAAAGAACCTTCTCAAAATTCATCTTCGAATAAGACTTCTAATGGCCCTAGTAATGGTCAGCCCAATGGTAGTCATAAAGAACCGGATACTACATGGGTCCACAAATGCTTCCAG GGAATATTGACTAATCAAACAAAATGTCTGAGATGTGAAACCGTCACTGATAGAGATGAAACATTTCTTGACTTGAGCCTGGATATAGAACAAAATAGTTCAATCACCAGCTGCCTTAAAAACTTCAGCTCAACAGAAACTTTGAACGCCGAGGATAAGTTCTTCTGTGACAAATGCTGCAG TTTACAAGAAGCACAGAAAAGAATGAAGATAAAGAAACAGCCAAACATCCTGGTAATCCATCTCAAGCGCTTCAAGTACATCGAGCAGCTTGGCCGCTACAAAAAGCTGACATACCGAGTCGTTTTCCCACTGGAGCTTAAACTCATGAACACGGTCGACAATTCAGACTTGGAATACTCCCTCTTTGCTGTGCTAGTCCACGTCGGAAGTGGGCCAAATCATGGCCACTACATCAGCGTGGTAAAGAGCCACAACCACTGGTTGTTCTTCGATGATGAGACTGTTGAGATGACCGATGAGTCCATGGTACAGACATTCTTCGGCTCGGTACAGGAGTTCAGTGGTAACACCGACAATGGCTACATACTCTTCTACGAAAGCGTCGCTAAAACAAGCTGA
- the LOC119287687 gene encoding probable rRNA-processing protein EBP2 homolog, which translates to MTVPRKQAKMVELEKEEDPLVHDQAMLDNDDTDDDYVESEDDDSEEELQAEPSKKAVYNKEGLLEKLEDIAWPENVDWMHKLTVDHDQGEKVDVNDDLTRELAFYTQALDGTRQAFEKLQSRKVRFLRPADYYAEMVKTDTHMHKIKGKLLFEKKKIEEAEERKKARESKKRSKEVQAEKLKERAKEKKESIESVKKWRKQRQQGGFSKGKEDGPNLNFEVEEGLKQHKKQRPGVSPGDRSGGLAKRGKQGKNHRSKDSKFGHGGRKGMKKQNTAETTNDFRGFNNQKGESGNKKRKMF; encoded by the exons ATGACGGTTCCCCGTAAGCAAG CGAAAATGGTGGAGCTTGAAAAAGAAGAGGACCCCTTGGTCCACGACCAAGCCATGCTGGATAACGACGATACTGACGATGACTATGTGGAATCAGAGGATGATGATTCAGAGGAGGAATTGCAGGCTGAACCTTCAAAGAAGGCCGTGTACAACAAAGAGGGGCTCCTTGAGAAGCTCGAGGACATCGCCTGGCCAGAGAATGTGGACTGGATGCACAAGCTCACTGTCGACCATGACCAGGGGGAGAAGGTCGATGTGAACGATGATCTTACCCGTGAGCTCGCTTTCTACACCCAGGCTTTGGATGGCACGAGGCAGGCCTTCGAAAAGTTGCAGTCCAGGAAGGTCCGGTTCCTCAGGCCGGCAGATTACTACGCGGAGATGGTCAAGACTGATACTCACATGCACAAGATCAAGGGGAAGCTCCTGTTTgagaagaagaagattgaggaggcTGAGGAGAGGAAGAAGGCGCGGGAGTCGAAGAAGAGATCGAAGGAGGTGCAGGCAGAGAAGCTCAAGGAGAGggccaaggagaagaaggagagcatTGAGTCGGTCAAGAAGTGGAGGAAGCAGAGGCAACAGGGGGGATTTTCCAAGGGGAAGGAGGACGGGCCAAACCTCAACTTTGAAGTTGAAGAAGGACTCAAGCAACACAAGAAGCAGAGGCCTGGCGTTTCTCCTGGTGACAGGTCTGGTGGTCTTGCTAAGCGAGGCAAACAAGGAAAGAACCATAGGTCAAAGGATTCCAAGTTTGGGCATGGCGGCCGCAAAGGGATGAAGAAGCAAAACACTGCTGAGACGACGAATGACTTCAGAGGGTTTAACAACCAGAAGGGCGAGTCAGGAAACAAGAAGAGGAAGATGTTTTGA